In a single window of the Balaenoptera acutorostrata chromosome 3, mBalAcu1.1, whole genome shotgun sequence genome:
- the LOC103015486 gene encoding non-secretory ribonuclease has protein sequence MVPRQQNARLPLFLLLGLLGMVISLHAQPPNLTWAQWFEIQHINMAHPQCSDAMQVVNRYRMGMVNRRRMVCKDQNTFLRTTFAEVAHVCTTENVRCPTSRSMNCHNSSVQVPVTYCNLTRNARRYMDCRYTQTQAQRIYIIACNNRSPRDNATYPVVPVHLDAII, from the coding sequence ATGGTTCCAAGACAGCAGAATGCCCGGCTTCCTCTCTTTTTGCTGCTGGGGCTCTTGGGAATGGTGATCTCACTCCAtgcccaacctcctaatttaacCTGGGCTCAGTGGTTTGAGATTCAGCACATAAATATGGCCCACCCTCAATGCAGTGATGCAATGCAGGTGGTTAACCGTTACAGAATGGGGATGGTTAACCGTCGCAGAATGGTATGCAAAGATCAAAATACTTTTCTCCGCACAACGTTTGCTGAAGTAGCTCATGTTTGTACCACCGAAAATGTACGCTGCCCTACATCACGCAGCATGAATTGTCATAATAGCTCAGTTCAAGTGCCTGTAACCTACTGCAACCTCACAAGAAATGCACGACGTTATATGGACTGCCGTTATACACAGACACAGGCACAGAGGATCTACATCATTGCGTGTAACAACAGATCACCGCGGGACAATGCCACATACCCCGTGGTTCCAGTTCACTTGGATGCGATCATCTAA